CAGTATGATTTCTGGACATTGTCGACTTTGTCGAGGATACCTATATCAAGATGGGTATTTCCATTTGCATATTAATGATCCGTGGCCTGTTGGGTCATCCGGTCAAGTAAGATATGAATGCACTTACGGTGGCCCAGAAGTTGGACGTGTATATGTGAGGTAAAATTCCTCGGGAGTTCGATAAACCTTGGTTCCAATGGTTGATTATATGTATATATAAAAGCCAAAGAGTGGAGTTTATCGAACTCCTTTAATTATTAGATCCTATTCCAAAAATAATATTGTGCTAAAATTATAAATTTACTCTTACCTCCTTCTGTGAAATAATGCTCTATGGAAATTCATAGAACTTTTCTTCCTCTGTAGAAATGATATACAGGAAGGGCACTTCATATATTTGTTTAAGTTGAAGTTTTGCCAAAATTGACAAAGATACTTAAAAAGCAAAAAATAGATGTGTTCCGAAATATAAAATTTAATGTAACTATTCAGGCAGCCTTTTAAAGGCTACAATTTTTCCTCTTTTCGAGGAAAAATTGGATATAAATTGAATCCTATTTTGTTTCGTTATCATGCTTACACGTGAAGAGATTCTTGCTTTGTGTGCTTCAAACCCTGAAGTCATTGCTTACATTGTGAGTCTTGAAACTCAAATTAAAGAACTTACTGAAAGGTTGATAGCCTTAGAATCTCGTTTAAACCAAAACAGTCGTAACAGCAGTCGCCCTCCTTCTACTGATTTTTTTGTCAAGGAGAAACCTAATCCCAAGAGTCTCCGTAAAAAGAGCGGAAAGAAACCTGGAGGTCAAGATGGTCATCCTGGAACAACTCTTGAAATGGTTGATGATCCTGAGTAGGTAATAGAACATTCTTTGAGTTGCTGCAAAGAATGTGGCCATACTCTTGAGAATGTTGAAGTTGAAGCCTATGAGAAAAGACAGGTCTTTGATATTCCTCCTGTAAACCTGATTGTTACAGAACACAAAAGCCAGATTAAGACCTGTCCTCACTGTGGAAGAATAAATAAAGCTGTTTTTCCTGAATCAGTAAAATATCCAGTTCAGTATGGTCCAAATATTTTAGCTTCAGCTATTTACTGTAAAAATCACCATTTTATCCCCTATGAAAGAATTTCTGAGTTTTTTGAGGATATTATGGGAATAAAAATCTGTCCTGCTACGATAATTAGAGCAGAAAAAGAATGTTTCCAGAATTTAGAGTGTTTTGAAAACATTATTCGAGAGAAATTAATGACTTCTTATGTTGTCCATTTTGATGAAACTGGTATGAAAATCGAAGGAAAAAGACACTGGCTTCATGTAGCTTCTAATGACAAATACACCTGTTATTTACCTCACTCAAAAAGAGGAGCAGAAGCAATAGACGCTATGGGAATTCTTCCGGAGTTTAAGGGAGTAGCAGTTCACGACGGATGGAAACCTTACAACGTTTATGACTGTGATCATGCTCTCTGTAATGCTCATTTACAGAGAGAACTTACTGGAATTGAAGAGAACTATAAACAGCAGTGGGCTAAAGAAATGAATAAATTACTCACTGAGATGAAAAAGTATACTGATGAATGTAAGGAGCAAGTCAAAGAACTGGACTTTGAGCAAATTAAAGCATTGGAAGAAAGGTTTGATGCTATAATCATGAAAGGGATTGAGGAAAATCCACAATCTCTAAATCCTGAAAAACAAGGAAAACGTGGAAAGAATCCAAAGACAAAAGCAAGGAATCTGTTGGATAGGTTTATAGAACACAAAGAAAAGATCCTGAGATTCCTGAAAGATTTGAAAGTTCCGTTTGAGAATAATCAGGCAGAAAGAGATATCAGGATGATGAAACTACAGCAAAAGATATCAGGAACTTTCAGAACAACACAAGGAGCGCAAGCTTTCTGCAGAATGAGAGCTTACATCTCTACAATTAGAAAGAACGGATTACTTGTTTTGGAGGGTATTATAGCGGCGCTCAAGGGAGCGCCGTTAACTATAACCTGAATAGTTACAATTTAATTTATAAATAAAGTTATTCCATCCTGAAATTATCTCAACTGTAAGAGTCTATAAAAGGGAGGCTAAAATGAAAGAAATAATATGTGATAAAGCATGTCAGCGTATCCTTATAAAAGCTTTTGTAATAATGGCGCTTGCACTTATAGTAAAGGCGAATATCACATATGCAGCTCCATTTGCATATGTGACAAGTCCGGGGAAAAACATCAACATTGGCACTGTCTTTGTAATTGACACAAAAACTAATAATCTTACAACCATGGTGGAGATTGAAGGCTACCCTGGCAAAGTTGCAGCCACACCAGATGGAACGAAAATATATGTGACAGATTCAAGTATAGGTAGCACTACTGTCTCTGTAATTAACACAGAAACAAATACACGAAGTGCCACAGTGGATGTAGGAGGAAGTTCTTGTGGAGTTGCCATTAACCCGACAGGAACGAGGGCATATGTGGCGATCCGTGACAGTAACACTGTCTCAGTAATTAGTACAGCCACAAACAGTGTGATAGATACTTTAAATGTTGGAACTGATCCTTGGGCAGTGGCTATCAATCCAGATGGAACGAAACTATATGTCACGAACCGTCGCAGCAACACTACTTCTGTAATTAACACGGCTACAAACAATATTATAGCCACTGTAAATGTAGGAAATTTTCCGATTGGAGTTGCAGTCACTCCAGATGGAACAAAAGTTTATGTGTTGAACGCTCGCAGTAATAATGTCTCTGTAATTGACACAGCAACTAATAATGTTACAACTACAATTTCTGTGGGAAATCGTCCTGGTAGAGTTGCAGTCACTCCGAATGGAAAAAGGGTATACGTAACGAACTGGGAAGATGATTCGGTTTCCGTAATTGACACAGCAACTAATGATGTTACAACTACAATTTCTGTAGGAACTCATCCAAATGGAGTTGCAGTCGATCCAGATGGAACAAAAGTATATGTGGCGAATTATGACAGCAATAACCTCTCCGTAATTGACGTAGCCACAAATAATGTTATAGCCATTGTAAATGTAGGATATCATCCATCAGGAGTTGCTTTTGGCCATTTTATAGATTCTAATACGACTGGTCAAAGTACAGGGACAAACTCCAGTTCAACTGAAAATTCAGGAGTTGAAGAAACTAACTTATCATCTGAAGAAAAAAACGCTCTCAAACTCAGTAGTTCAAACAATAATAATTCTGAATCGGGTAACGGTAGTAGCTCAGGTGAAAATGAATCGAGCAAAAATAGTTCTACTCCAGGATTCGGGTTATTGGGAGGCTTGGCCGGCCTGTACGGTGGATGGAAGTTCAGAAAGAAGTAACAGGGGGATCGGAGGGATCGGATATTCAAAAGTCCTTGGCGACATTTGTTCATTTCCTATCCGGATTGATACACAAGCATTTGTAAACCATTAATTCTGAAATTAACCATATATAAAAGGGATTAAAACCTCACATCTTTTTTAGGTGTTGGTATGAAAATCAGCAAGGAAATAACTATTTTTATTGTATTTCTAACTCTCGTAGTGCTTTTGGGATTGTTTACAAACCCACTAAGGACCCACCGCGAAATAACATAGGTAACTTTTTAGACTGTCCTCAACCATTTCCACAAGCAAGCAGCTCGATTAACTTCTAACATAATTATGCGTTACCTAGGTTATTTCGTAACGAGTCCTAAAAATGAATACCCTGAGGGGGAAATCAAATCAACACAGATGGTTGTATACGATTATCCTATCGTAGGAGCAATGACTATAGTAAAGGACAAGACTACAGGAGTTGAACATCGGATATTTGTGGATGCTTATACCCTTGATGTGGTACCAGATAAACCTGCAACTGAAACTGAACCCGGAATATGGTCAATATATGAACAGAGATTGAAGAATGGGATAGACAACAACCTAAGACACTGGCAAAAAAGTGATGAACTTGCTAAATCTATAGAACAAGCAGCAGTTAATAAGGGGGTTAGTATTAATGCGGCAGTCACTGAAGAAAATATTAAAAAACTCAGTGCCGATATAAC
This window of the Methanosarcina mazei S-6 genome carries:
- a CDS encoding YVTN family beta-propeller repeat protein gives rise to the protein MKEIICDKACQRILIKAFVIMALALIVKANITYAAPFAYVTSPGKNINIGTVFVIDTKTNNLTTMVEIEGYPGKVAATPDGTKIYVTDSSIGSTTVSVINTETNTRSATVDVGGSSCGVAINPTGTRAYVAIRDSNTVSVISTATNSVIDTLNVGTDPWAVAINPDGTKLYVTNRRSNTTSVINTATNNIIATVNVGNFPIGVAVTPDGTKVYVLNARSNNVSVIDTATNNVTTTISVGNRPGRVAVTPNGKRVYVTNWEDDSVSVIDTATNDVTTTISVGTHPNGVAVDPDGTKVYVANYDSNNLSVIDVATNNVIAIVNVGYHPSGVAFGHFIDSNTTGQSTGTNSSSTENSGVEETNLSSEEKNALKLSSSNNNNSESGNGSSSGENESSKNSSTPGFGLLGGLAGLYGGWKFRKK